In Liquorilactobacillus nagelii DSM 13675, the following proteins share a genomic window:
- the argF gene encoding ornithine carbamoyltransferase, with the protein MFNVRNKSYLTLMDYTPRQMEYLLNLAEDLKKAKYAGTEQPKLKGKNIALIFEKSSTRTRCSFEVAAYDQGAHVTYLGPSGSHMGHKESVKDTARVLGGMFDGIEYRGFSQRTVETLAKYSGVPVWNGLTDEDHPTQVLADFLTAKEVLKKEYKDIKFAFVGDGQDNVSNALMIGAAKMGMTYHVVCPKELNPEKELLEKVEKVAAETGAEIKVFNDLAAGVADMDVIYGDVWVSMGEADSVWEERIKLLQPYQIDKKLMGLTNNSHAIFEHCLPAFHNIDTEVGKEIFEKYGISEMEVTDEVFESSQSVVFQEAENRMHTIKAIMVATLGE; encoded by the coding sequence ATGTTCAATGTTCGAAACAAAAGTTATTTGACACTCATGGATTACACACCTCGTCAAATGGAGTACTTGCTTAATTTAGCTGAAGATTTAAAGAAAGCAAAATATGCAGGGACTGAACAACCTAAGTTAAAAGGAAAAAATATTGCATTAATTTTTGAAAAAAGTTCTACTAGGACTCGCTGCTCTTTTGAAGTTGCTGCTTATGATCAAGGAGCACATGTTACTTACCTAGGACCTTCAGGAAGTCATATGGGACATAAGGAATCAGTAAAGGATACCGCTAGAGTTCTCGGAGGAATGTTTGATGGAATTGAATACCGCGGTTTTTCACAACGAACGGTTGAAACTTTAGCTAAGTATTCCGGTGTTCCTGTTTGGAATGGCTTGACTGATGAGGACCATCCAACACAAGTTTTAGCTGATTTTCTAACTGCAAAAGAAGTCCTAAAGAAAGAATATAAGGATATTAAATTTGCCTTTGTCGGTGATGGTCAAGATAATGTTTCAAATGCTCTTATGATTGGCGCAGCCAAAATGGGAATGACTTATCATGTCGTTTGTCCGAAAGAATTAAATCCAGAAAAAGAGTTGCTTGAAAAAGTTGAGAAAGTTGCAGCTGAAACAGGAGCAGAAATTAAAGTATTTAATGATCTGGCTGCGGGTGTAGCTGATATGGATGTAATTTATGGAGACGTTTGGGTCTCAATGGGAGAAGCTGACAGTGTTTGGGAAGAAAGAATAAAGTTGTTGCAACCATATCAAATAGACAAAAAATTGATGGGGTTAACTAATAATTCACACGCGATTTTTGAACACTGCTTGCCAGCCTTTCATAATATTGACACTGAAGTCGGCAAAGAAATTTTTGAAAAATACGGAATTTCTGAAATGGAAGTTACAGATGAAGTCTTTGAAAGCAGTCAGTCAGTAGTCTTTCAAGAAGCTGAAAACCGGATGCATACTATCAAAGCCATCATGGTGGCAACTTTAGGAGAATAA
- a CDS encoding YdcF family protein, with translation MHFNIGTWMVIISWLFFCLSCGMLIFSLKKNKFRLLNGVLGNSALLLLGVAVSFTIMYSQIYFLERALIIAAVIIIVPLALLYFSMGFLLLWNAAIVWRKESHSLGNMLTLIIGICLILSPLFSRVVRSFLSPYVTSLLFGLIGIVVFYFVFWLGNFITSFLITRLFRPRWDKKYIIVLGSGLIGGSRVSPLLASRIMKAKEFGEQQFQKNGLRPLIIFSGGQGPDEKLPEGQAMKDYGLAHGMQDFTLIAETKSKNTYQNMLFSKQILEEKQIDLKAGLFATSDYHTFRAAGYARYVGLDIDGIGAKTSKFFIPNAFLREYIAILMNHKFFHLSMLSILVIIDIFASWGFNVK, from the coding sequence ATGCATTTTAATATCGGAACCTGGATGGTTATCATTAGTTGGTTATTTTTTTGCTTGAGCTGTGGGATGTTGATATTTAGTTTGAAAAAAAACAAATTTCGTTTATTGAATGGGGTTTTAGGAAATAGTGCCCTACTACTTTTAGGGGTAGCAGTTTCTTTTACTATTATGTACAGTCAAATCTATTTTTTAGAAAGAGCTTTGATAATTGCAGCAGTAATAATTATTGTACCGTTAGCATTACTATATTTTTCAATGGGCTTTTTGCTGTTATGGAATGCAGCAATTGTTTGGCGTAAGGAAAGTCATTCATTAGGAAATATGTTAACCTTGATTATTGGAATTTGTTTAATTTTGAGTCCATTATTTTCCCGGGTAGTAAGAAGTTTTCTTTCACCTTATGTAACTTCATTGTTATTTGGTTTAATTGGAATTGTTGTTTTTTATTTTGTTTTTTGGTTGGGAAATTTCATTACCTCGTTTTTAATTACTCGGTTATTTCGGCCGCGGTGGGACAAAAAATATATTATTGTGCTAGGTTCAGGTCTGATAGGGGGCAGTCGAGTATCACCTTTACTAGCTTCTAGAATTATGAAAGCTAAGGAGTTCGGAGAACAGCAATTTCAAAAAAATGGATTGCGACCACTAATTATTTTTTCTGGTGGTCAAGGTCCGGATGAAAAATTACCTGAAGGTCAAGCAATGAAAGATTATGGTTTAGCTCATGGTATGCAAGACTTTACTTTGATCGCTGAAACCAAATCCAAAAACACTTATCAAAATATGTTATTTTCAAAACAAATTTTGGAGGAAAAGCAAATTGATTTAAAGGCTGGCTTATTTGCCACTAGTGACTATCATACTTTTCGGGCTGCAGGTTATGCTCGTTATGTCGGACTAGATATTGATGGTATTGGCGCAAAAACTAGTAAATTTTTTATTCCAAATGCATTTTTACGCGAGTATATTGCCATTTTGATGAATCATAAATTCTTTCATCTTAGTATGTTGTCAATCTTAGTGATAATTGATATTTTTGCTAGTTGGGGTTTTAACGTGAAGTAA
- the arcC gene encoding carbamate kinase: MKKIVVALGGNAILSKDASAESQQKAIFKTAQVLAEFIKRGHQLVITHGNGPQVGNLLLQQVAGSSDKNPAMPLDTIGAMTEGSIGYWMQKALGEILQKAGISKTVATVITQTQVAADDPAFKKPTKPIGPFYDKIEAQKAKEKNPDYVFVEDAGRGYRRVVPSPIPEKVVEYPLVAMMLENGMVPIAAGGGGIPVSQNKNHQIIGQEAVIDKDYGAAKLAESIGADELIILTAVDYVFVNFNQPDQKKLTNTTVAELKKYIAEKQFAAGSMLPKINAAIEFVEATQGKAIITSLDRVTDLLEKGVGTIITS, translated from the coding sequence ATGAAAAAAATAGTTGTTGCCTTAGGCGGAAACGCGATTTTGTCGAAAGATGCTAGTGCTGAATCTCAACAAAAAGCGATTTTTAAAACGGCTCAAGTCTTAGCTGAATTTATTAAACGGGGTCATCAGTTAGTGATTACACATGGTAACGGACCACAAGTTGGAAATTTGTTATTGCAGCAAGTGGCAGGAAGTAGCGATAAGAATCCGGCCATGCCATTAGACACAATTGGAGCTATGACTGAGGGCAGCATTGGGTATTGGATGCAAAAAGCTTTAGGAGAAATTCTTCAAAAAGCAGGAATTTCAAAAACAGTAGCGACTGTGATAACGCAAACACAAGTTGCAGCTGACGACCCAGCGTTTAAAAAACCGACAAAACCAATTGGTCCTTTTTACGACAAGATTGAAGCTCAAAAAGCCAAAGAAAAAAATCCTGACTATGTTTTTGTTGAAGATGCTGGTCGAGGATATCGGCGAGTAGTGCCTTCTCCAATTCCTGAAAAAGTAGTTGAATACCCCTTAGTTGCAATGATGCTTGAAAACGGCATGGTTCCAATTGCAGCTGGCGGCGGTGGAATTCCAGTATCGCAGAATAAAAATCATCAGATTATTGGTCAAGAAGCTGTGATTGATAAAGATTATGGAGCAGCAAAATTAGCTGAAAGTATAGGTGCAGATGAATTAATTATTTTGACAGCGGTTGATTATGTATTTGTGAATTTCAATCAACCAGATCAAAAAAAATTGACTAATACAACTGTGGCCGAATTAAAAAAATATATTGCTGAAAAACAATTTGCAGCTGGAAGTATGTTGCCAAAAATTAATGCAGCAATTGAATTTGTTGAGGCAACTCAAGGTAAGGCAATAATTACATCTTTAGATAGAGTTACAGATTTATTAGAAAAAGGAGTGGGGACAATAATCACATCATAG
- a CDS encoding teichoic acid D-Ala incorporation-associated protein DltX: MARYHPIISFIGKTLFYFAVLLILIYLYGYYGAGQEPFIYNEF, from the coding sequence TTGGCACGATATCATCCGATAATTTCCTTTATCGGTAAAACCTTATTTTATTTTGCTGTGTTACTAATCTTAATTTATTTGTATGGTTATTACGGAGCTGGACAAGAACCATTTATTTATAATGAATTCTAG
- the dltA gene encoding D-alanine--poly(phosphoribitol) ligase subunit DltA — translation MTENLISKLTAALEKNSGHTAYDELGKQHTYQELEANVQSLAGFLEKSQPDHRPILVFGDHQFEMIATFLGCAFAGHPYIPVDSSSSLPRIKSILATADPKTVILIDDFPFDIAALADREIINLEQLQEIFNEQHRYKQLTVPETTPFYILFTSGTTGSPKGVPISHQNINLFITWLLGPEFGIPEQPNFLGQVPYSFDVSNMYWLSSVLRGGTIKALPREAVNDFSSLFSILPQLDFQVFVGTPSLAEMFCLSPEFKAEKKPNLQLFLLCGEELTVKLAKKLTKRFPDARIFNTYGPTEATVAVSAWEVDKSQLSELKRIPLGTAEPQVDLSIWSDGLPVKQGDIGEIIISGPCVSSGYLNNPAKTKAAFFELDGQPAYHTGDLGHYGPDGLLYYHGRCDFQIKLHGFRIELDEVRASLEKCSYIKQAVAVPKYDRNQRPKHLVAYIIANPNNFKTETELIQGIRQELQGVIMPYMMPTEFVFRDQLPLSPNGKIDVKQLIKEANS, via the coding sequence ATGACCGAAAATTTAATATCCAAGCTAACGGCAGCACTTGAAAAAAATTCAGGGCATACTGCCTATGACGAACTTGGCAAACAACACACCTATCAAGAGTTGGAAGCAAATGTTCAATCTTTAGCTGGATTTTTAGAAAAAAGCCAACCAGACCATCGTCCGATTCTGGTTTTTGGTGATCATCAATTTGAAATGATTGCAACATTTTTAGGATGTGCTTTTGCAGGACATCCATACATTCCCGTAGACTCATCTTCGAGCCTACCGAGAATTAAATCAATTTTGGCTACCGCTGATCCAAAAACGGTTATCTTAATTGATGATTTTCCATTTGACATTGCTGCTCTAGCAGACCGAGAAATCATCAATCTTGAACAATTACAAGAAATTTTTAATGAGCAGCATCGCTATAAACAGTTGACTGTACCGGAAACAACACCTTTTTATATCTTGTTTACTTCCGGCACAACTGGTTCACCTAAGGGAGTTCCGATTAGTCATCAAAACATTAACTTGTTTATCACTTGGTTACTAGGCCCTGAATTTGGTATTCCTGAGCAGCCAAACTTTTTAGGACAGGTACCGTATTCCTTTGATGTTTCTAATATGTATTGGTTAAGCTCAGTTTTACGTGGTGGTACAATTAAAGCTTTGCCGCGGGAAGCAGTCAATGATTTCAGCTCGCTGTTCAGCATCTTACCACAATTAGATTTTCAAGTTTTTGTTGGAACACCTTCATTAGCTGAAATGTTTTGCCTTTCACCTGAGTTTAAGGCGGAAAAGAAACCGAATCTCCAACTATTTTTACTTTGTGGTGAAGAGTTAACTGTCAAGCTAGCAAAAAAATTAACCAAGCGCTTCCCAGATGCTCGAATCTTTAATACTTATGGTCCAACTGAAGCTACGGTAGCCGTTAGTGCTTGGGAAGTTGATAAATCTCAACTTTCAGAACTTAAACGTATCCCATTGGGAACAGCTGAACCCCAAGTCGATCTATCAATCTGGAGTGATGGGCTACCGGTTAAGCAAGGCGACATCGGTGAAATTATTATTAGTGGTCCTTGTGTTTCTAGTGGCTATTTAAATAATCCAGCCAAAACTAAAGCAGCTTTCTTCGAACTCGATGGTCAACCAGCGTATCATACTGGTGATTTAGGTCACTATGGACCAGATGGTTTACTTTACTATCATGGACGTTGTGATTTTCAAATTAAATTGCATGGTTTCCGCATTGAGTTGGATGAAGTTCGTGCTTCATTAGAAAAATGCTCTTACATCAAACAAGCGGTTGCGGTTCCTAAGTATGACCGCAATCAACGTCCAAAACATTTAGTCGCTTATATTATTGCTAACCCCAATAATTTCAAAACAGAAACTGAGCTGATTCAAGGCATTCGTCAGGAATTACAAGGTGTAATTATGCCGTATATGATGCCGACTGAATTTGTTTTTCGTGATCAATTGCCCTTATCACCCAATGGTAAAATTGATGTTAAGCAGTTAATCAAGGAGGCAAATTCTTGA
- the arcA gene encoding arginine deiminase: MSGPINVKSEIGKLKAVILKRPGKEVENITPDTMPRLLFDDIPYLPIAQKEHDDFARVLKENGTEVLYLDDLVAEALEEEKVRQEFLERMISESGFQTGKTATALKEYLDSLDSLTMVQRIMEGIRKEDVQLKSFDLREASEDSDYPFLMDPMPNLYFTRDPAASIGTGLSINHMTFAARRRESLFMEYIIAYHKRFANQGVHVWRNRNHNTRIEGGDELVLSNHVLAIGVSQRTSAEAIQDIAGSLFENASGYDTVIAIKIPHNHAMMHLDTVFTMINYDQFTVHPAILTKDGQVDSWILHPTKDGISIEHQRDLKQVLKTALNLDDLDLIPTGNGDPIVAPREQWNDGSNTLAIAPGEVVTYNRNYVSNEILRKHGLKVHEVLSSELSRGRGGPRCMSMPIVREDLNK, from the coding sequence ATGTCAGGTCCAATTAATGTAAAATCCGAAATCGGTAAGTTGAAAGCAGTTATCTTGAAGCGTCCCGGAAAAGAAGTTGAAAACATTACTCCAGATACAATGCCACGCTTGTTGTTCGATGATATTCCTTATTTACCGATTGCTCAAAAAGAACATGATGATTTTGCTAGAGTTCTTAAAGAAAATGGGACAGAAGTTTTATATCTTGATGACTTAGTTGCTGAAGCTTTAGAAGAAGAAAAAGTTCGCCAAGAGTTTCTTGAAAGAATGATTTCAGAATCAGGTTTTCAAACTGGTAAAACTGCCACGGCTTTAAAAGAATACCTTGATTCGCTGGATTCATTAACCATGGTTCAACGTATTATGGAAGGAATCAGAAAAGAAGATGTCCAATTAAAATCATTTGATTTGAGGGAAGCATCGGAAGACAGTGACTATCCATTTTTAATGGATCCAATGCCTAATTTATATTTTACACGTGATCCAGCAGCTTCAATTGGTACTGGATTGAGCATTAATCACATGACTTTTGCTGCTCGACGAAGAGAGTCTTTGTTTATGGAATATATTATTGCTTATCATAAACGCTTTGCTAATCAGGGTGTACATGTTTGGCGAAATCGAAATCATAATACGCGAATTGAAGGTGGGGATGAACTTGTCTTGAGCAACCATGTCTTAGCGATCGGAGTTTCTCAACGGACTTCTGCTGAAGCGATTCAAGACATTGCTGGAAGCTTATTTGAGAATGCTTCTGGATACGATACAGTCATTGCAATTAAGATCCCTCACAATCATGCGATGATGCATTTGGATACTGTTTTTACCATGATTAATTATGATCAATTTACAGTACATCCAGCAATTTTAACTAAAGATGGTCAGGTAGATAGTTGGATCTTGCATCCTACCAAAGATGGAATTTCTATTGAACATCAGCGTGATTTAAAACAAGTTTTAAAAACTGCGCTTAATCTAGATGACCTAGACTTAATTCCAACCGGAAATGGAGATCCCATCGTGGCACCTCGTGAACAGTGGAACGATGGTTCAAATACATTGGCAATTGCCCCTGGAGAGGTAGTTACCTATAACCGTAATTATGTATCAAATGAGATTTTACGCAAGCATGGTTTAAAGGTACATGAAGTCTTATCAAGTGAACTTTCACGTGGCCGTGGGGGTCCAAGATGTATGTCTATGCCAATAGTTCGTGAAGATTTAAATAAATAA